Part of the Trueperaceae bacterium genome is shown below.
GGACGGGGCGCCCCCGACCCTGCTCGAGGACGGCCCCTGGCGGCTCCGAACCCCCCGACCGGGGGACCGCATCCGCCTCCCCGGCGGGACGCGCACCGTGCGCGACGTGCTGCGCGACGCCGGTATCCCTCGCGAAGCGCGGGATGCCGTCCGGGTCCTGGCGCGCGGCGACCGGGTCGGGTGGATCGACGGCGTCGCCATCGCCGAGGGGCACGACCCCGACGCCGTCGATCCCGACCGCGCGTTCATGCGTCGCGCGCTGGCGCTCGCCAAGGCGGCCGCCGCGGCGGGGGAGACGCCCGTCGGGGCGGTCGTGGTTCGCGACGGCGTCGTGCTGGGGGAGGGCCGCAACGCGCGGGAGGCGGACGCCGACCCGACCGGTCACGCCGAACTCGTCGCGATGCGCGCCGCGGCACGCCGCGACGGCGACTGGCGCTTGGCCGGCGCGACGCTGTACGTCACGCTCGAACCGTGCCCCATGTGCGCCGGCGCGGCGCTGGAGACGCACCTCGCCCGCGTCGTGTACGGCGCGCCCAACCCCCGCGACGGGGCGTTCGGCAGCGTCGTCGACCTGAGCGCCGGGGCGTTCAAACGCGTGCCGGAGGTCCGGGGCGGCGTCCTCGCGCGCGAGGCCGCCGCCCCGCTCGCGCCGTTCTTCGCCGCACGCCGGCGGTAGCGTCGGCCCCGCCGGCGCGAACGGGGTCCCGCCGGCCGCGCGGGTATGATCCCCCGGAATGAACATCCGCAACTTCTCGATCATCGCGCACGTGGATCACGGCAAGTCCACGCTCGCCGACCGCATCCTCGAGCTCACGCAGAGCGTCGACGAACGCGAGCGGCGCGACCAGATGCTCGACACCCTCGAGCTCGAGCGCGAGCGCGGCATCACCATCAAGGCGACCGCCATGCGGATCTACTACACCGCCGAGGACGGCGAGACGTACCTGTTCAACCTCATCGACACGCCCGGGCACGTCGACTTCAACTACGAAGTCAGCCGCGCCCTCCGCGCGTGCGAGGGGGTCCTGCTCGTCATCGACGCCAGCCAGGGCGTCGAGGCGCAAACCATCCAGAACGCCTTCCTCGCGATCGAGAACGGCCTCGAGGTCCTCCCCGTCGTCAACAAGATCGACCTCCCCAACGCCGACGTCGCCAGCGCCACGGCGGAGCTCGAGGAGATCGTCGGCGTCCCCGCCGACGACGCGGTCGCGGTGTCGGCGAAGTCCGGCGAGAATGTCGCGGCGATCCTCGAGGGGATCGTCCGGCACCTCCCGCCCCCCCAGGGGGATGCGGACGGTCCGCTGCGCTGCCTGATCTTCGACGCCGTGTTCGATCCCTACCAGGGGGTCGTGACCTTCGTGCGGGTCCTCGACGGTCGCGTGAAGGCCGGCGACCGCATCGAGGTCCTGTCCACCGGCGCGACGTTCGAGGTGGACAAGGTCGGCTTCTTCAAGCCCGAACCGACCGTCAGCGACGACCTGTCCGCCGGCGAGGTCGGCTGGATCACCGCCGGCATCAAGGACATCGCGCAAACGCAGATCGGGGACACGCTGACGTCGCCCGAACGGCGCAGCGACGCGCCGGTCCCCGGCTTCAAGCCGGCCCGCCCGGTCGTGTTCAGTGGGCTGTACCCCACCGACACCGAGGACTACCCGAAGCTCCGCGAAGCCCTCGAGAAGTTGGGCCTCAACGACGCCGCCTTCACGTTCGAACCCGAAACGAGCGATGCGCTCGGGTTCGGCTTCCGCTGCGGGTACCTGGGCCTGCTTCACGCCGACATCGTGCAGGCCCGCCTCGAACGCGAGTACGGCCTTTCGTTGATCGCGACGGCGCCGGCGGTCGTCTACCACGTCGACACGACGGCGGGGGAGACGATCGCGGTGCACAACCCCTCGACGTTGCCGCCCCCCACCGAGATCGCCGCGACGCGCGAGCCGTGGGTCCGCCTCAGCGTCTACGTCCCCGAAGCCTTCGTGGGCAACGCCATGCAGCTCATCCAGGAGAAGCGCGGGGAACTGAAGGACATGGTGTATCACGGCCGGCGGGTGGAGCTCCGCTACGACGTGCCGTTCGGGGAGATCCTCTACGACTTCCACGACCGCCTCAAGAGCCTCACGAAGGGCTACGCCTCCATGGATTACGAGCCGATCGGGGAGCGCGAGGAGGCGCTCGTGAAGATCGACGTGCTCGTCAACGAAGAGCCGGTCGACGCGTTGTCGTTCATCGCGCACCGCGACAAGGCGTACGAGGTCGGTCGGAAGATCGTCGACCGGATGGCGGAGGTCATCCCCCGCCAGATGTTCGCCGTCCCCGTCCAGGCGGCGATCGGCGGCAAGATCCTGGCGCGCGCCACCGTCCGCGCCTTCCGGAAGGACGTCACCGCGAAGTGCTACGGCGGCGACATCACCCGGAAACGCAAGCTCCTCGAGAAACAGAAGAAGGGCAAGGACCGCATGAAGCAGCTCGGGACCGTCGAGGTGCCCCAAGAGGCGTTCCTGGCCGTGCTGTCCAGCGACGACTGAGGGGTGCCCCCCGGCCCGCGTCCCGGTCCCCGGCTCGGGCGTCGCCCCACGCCGCTAGCCTCACCCCATGCGCCGCCGCACCCCGAAGGGCGTGACGCTCCTCGAGACGCTGCTCGTCCTCGCCCTCCTCGCCCTCCTCGCCGCGAGCGCCGCCCGCGCCTGGACGCCGACCGCCGCCGAACGCGCCGCTCGGGCGTACGCCGCCGACGTCCGCGCGCTCCGCGCCGCCGCGATCGCGGGCGGGACCGGCGCCATCCGGTGGGCGCCCGACGCGGGACGGTTCCTCGTGTGGCGCGGCGGTCCCGACCTCGCGGCGCACGTCGGGGAGGCGCGGTCCGCCACCGACCGCGTCGCGCCGCCGGCCGGCGTGGCGGTCGTCCGCACGTTGCGTGACGGCGTCCGTTGGACGCCCGACGGCTCCGGTCGCGCCTTCGCGGGGGGCGGCGTCTACGGTGGACGCGTCCGCTTCGCCGGACCGCACGCGACGTGGGACGTCGTCGTCGCCAGCTCCGGCCGGCTCCGCCTCGCGGAGGTCGCGCCGTGACCCCGCGCAGCGCGTCGTGGCGGGCCGGCCTCGGCCTCGTCGAGGTGCTCGTCGCGCTCGCGCTGTGGACGCTGTTCGCGACCGCCGTCGGGACGCTCCTGCTCGCCGCGCAGGACGCGACGCGCGCCGCAAGCGCGCTGGAGGCGGCGACCGCGACGCGGACCGCCCTCCGGCACGAGGGGCGCACCGCGTGGGCCGACCTCCCGGCCTGCCCCGAGGGCGCCCCGGCCTCCCGCCTCTGCGTCCGTACCGACGTGCGGTGCGACGTCGCCGCCCCCGACGGGCCATGCGACGGGGGGGCGTTGCACCACGTCCGCCTCGAGGGTCCGGACCTCGCTCCGCCCCTCGACGTGTGGCGGTACCGCCCGTGAGGCGTCCCCCCACCGCCGGCCTGACGCTGCTCGAGACGCTCGTCGCCGCCGCGGCGTTCGCGGTCTTCACCCTCCTCCTCGCCCCGCTCGCCACCGCCGCCGTCCGCTTCGGGGGCGGCGTCGCGGACGACGTCGCGGCGGCGACCCGAGCCCGCCTCGCCGCCGACCTCGTACGCTCGGAACTCCGCCTCGCCGGGCGCGCCGTGCCGGGCGACGGGCTGGAGCTGCACCGCGCCTTCGGTCCCGGCGGCGATGCGCTCCGCATCCGCTACACCGCCGACCGCGCCCGGGTCGAGACGAAGGACGTCCACCGCGACCTGTACGCCGCGCGGGACGGCCGGGGGCGATGGACGCTGTACGTCCGCCCGGTCGGGGGGCGGGCCCGCCCCTGGCTGCTGGGGGTCGAACGCCTGCACGTCGCCGCCGTCCGGACGGCCGACGGCGTCCTCCGGACGCGGGACGACGGTCCGTGGCGGGCGGTGCGCGCCGTCCGGGTCGATCTCGCGTTCGTCGACGCCCCCCCGACGTCGGTGTGGGTCGCGTGGGGCCGCAGCGTCGACCTGCGGCCCTCGCCGTGAGGCGCCGCGACGGGGCCGCGCTGGCCCTCGCGCTGTTGCTGGGGACGGCGCTCACCGCCGCCGCGACGGCGACGTGGCGCCTCGCGCACGTCGACCTGGCGGGCGCGCGGTACGCGCACGCCGCGACCCTGGCCCGCGAGGCGGCCGACGCGCACGCCGCGGGGTACCGCGCAGTCCTGCGTCACGCCGCCGCCCCTCGCGACGCGGCGTCCGCCGGACCGCCGTCGCGGGCGAGCGTCCGCGCGAGCGTGGAGCGGATGGAGGTGCACGGCCTCCCGGGCGGCACGCTCGTCCGGTGGGAGGGCACCTCGGACGGGGACGGCTGGCGGGTCGACGCGGAGGTCGAGGTGCGACGCGGGCGGGCGGTGGCGCGCGCCACCGTGCGTGCCGCGGCGCCCTGACGCGGTATCGTCCCGCGTGTCGCTACGAGCCCGTTTGAGCGCCGCCCTGTTGGCGGCCGGTCGACCGGTCCCCACCCCCGAACTGGCGAAGGCGTTGGAGGTCTCCCCGGACGCGGTGGAGGAGGCGACCCGCGACCTGCAAGCCACCCTCGACGACGCCGAACTCGGCCTGCGGGTGGAGGAGGTGGCGGGCGGCTACCGCCTCGTCGTCCACCCGTCGGTCGTGCCGGACCTCCACGGGTTCCTCGCGCCCCCGCCGCTTCCGCACCTGAGCGACGCCGCGATCGAGACGTTGGCGTTGGTCGCGTACCACCAACCGATCACGCGCGGCGACCTCGAGGCCGCCCGGGGTGCGTCGTGCAGCTCGACGCTGGAGACGCTCCAGGAGCGCGAACTCGTGAAGGTCGTGGGCCGCAAGGACGTGATCGGGCGCCCCCTGTTGTACGGCACGACGGAGCGGTTCCTCGTCGAGTTCGGCCTCGCCCGCCTCGAGGACCTGCCGGCGCTCGAGGACGGCCCCGAAGGCTTCCTGCGGGGGTGAGGGGGCGCTACCCGCCGGCGTGCGGGACGTCGCCCCGCGCGATCGCCTCGATCGCCGCCCGGTAGCCCACCGGCCCCAAACCGGTGATGCTGCCGGCGCACACCGGCGCCAGGAGGCTCTCGTGTCGGAACGCCTCGCGGGCGTGGACGTTCGACAGGTGCACCTCGATCACGGGGACGGGGATCGCGGCGATCGCGTCGCGCAACGCGACCGACGTGTGGGTGTACCCCCCAGCGTTCAGGACGACGCCGTCGACGCCGTCCGGCACCGCGTCGTGCAACCCATCGATCAGGGTGCCCTCGTCGTTCGATTGGGTGCAGCGGACCTCCGCGCCGTGCGCCGCGCCCCACGCGACGCACGCCGCATCGAGCTCCGCGAGGGTCGTGGGTCCGTAGACGTCGGGCTCGCGCCGCCCCAACGCCGCCAAGTTCGGGCCGTTCATCACCAGGATCTTCACGAGGCACCGTTCCTTTCCGTGCGGGGGGCCGCCCCTCCGTCGTCGCGCAGGGTCGCGACGTCCGCCGCGAACGCCCGCCAGGCCGCCTCCTGCGTCGCGACCGGGACGTCCCCCACCAACCGGGCGGCGCCCGGCCGTTCGGCCAGCACCCAACGCACCGCCCCCTCGCGGTTCTTCTTGTCGCGCAGCAGGTACGCCGCGAGGTCCGGCCAGGCGACGTCCGGTGGGGGGGCGGGCGCGACGCGCCGCACCAACCGCCGGGCGGCGTCCCGCCAGTCGTCCGCTGCGGAGGGGGCGAGATGCAGGTGCGAGAGGTGCGCGGCGTACAGGAGCCCCCACGCGACCGCCTCACCGTGCGTCAGGGCGTGCCCCGACGCCGCCTCGAGGGCGTGCCCCACGGTGTGCCCCAGGTTCAACGTCGCCCGCGCGCCCCCGGTCTCGTGCGCGTCGCGCGCGACGACGTCCGCCTTGACGCGGACCGACGCGGCGACCCACGCCGCCCACGCGTCCGGCGTGGCGTCGGGCCCGAACGCGCCGTCGAGCACGGCGGCGAGGAGGGCCGGGTCGGCCAACAGGCCGTGCTTGGCGACCTCGACGAGGCCCTCGGTGAACGCCGCCTCCGGCAGCGTCGCGAGTGCGCCGACGTCCATCAGCACCGCCCGCGGCTGCCAGAACGCACCGACGAGGTTCTTGCCCTCGGGCAGATCGAGGCCGGTCTTGCCCCCGATCGCGGCGTCCGCCATCGCCAGGAGGCTCGTGGGGACGTTCACCCACGCGACGCCCCGCAGGTAGCTCGCGGCGACGAAGCCGGCGAGGTCGCCGGTCACGCCGCCCCCGACCGCGACGACGGTCGCGCTGCGGTCGAGGGGGACCTGCGCGAGGCGGCGCAGGAGCGCTTCCCACGTCGCGACCGACTTGCTCGCTTCGCCCGGCGCCACCGCGAGGCGGACGACGCGGCGTCCGTCGGCGCGCAACGCCGTCGCGACCGCGTCTCCGTGCGGCGACGCGACGTTCGCGTCCTCCAGGATCGCGGCGTCGCCCGGCACGTACCGCGCGACGTCCGCCGCGACGCCCACCCCGATCCGGACGGGGTACGGCGGATCGACGCGGACGTCGACCGTGACGCTCACGCGTCGCGCTCCGTCGCGGGCGCCGCGTCCCCGCGGGCGCCGGCGGGCGGGTCGGGGTCCCGCCGCGCCAACGCCGGGTGCGCGGCCGCCCACGTGGTCAGTTTCGCGACGATCTCCTCGACGACGTCCTCGGCCTCCCGGTCGTCGCCCGACACCCGGATCGAGGCGGCGGCGTCGTACGCGGGCGCGCGTTCGGCGAGCAACGTCCGGATGCGGTCGGTGGGGTCGCCGACCTCGAGGAGGGGACGCTTGTGGCGCCGCGTGCGTTTGTAGATCGTTTCGGGGCTCGCCTGCAGCACGACGACCGGTCCTCGCCCCCGCAGCAGCTCGCGGTTGCGGGGCCGAACGACCGTCCCCCCGCCGGTGCTGACGACCACGTCCTGCAGCCGGAGCGTGCGGCGCACGACCTCGGTTTCGTAGTCGCGGAACACCGCCTCGCCGTACAGGTCGAGGATCTCGGGGATCGTGAGGCAACTGACCCGCTCGATGACCTTGTCGGTATCGATGAACGTCAGGCGCAAGCGACGCGACAACTCCCAGCCGATGCGGCTCTTGCCGGTCCCCATGAAGCCCGCGAGGGCGACCCAGCGCACGGGGCGGACGTCGTCCGCTCCGGAGGGCGCGGGGGCGGGCCGGGTCACCCGACGTACGCCTCCACCGCGGCGCGGTGCGCGGCGACCCGCTCACGAATCTCGGCGACGGTGTCCGCCCCGAACTTCTCCATCAGGGCGTCGGCCAGCACGAGCGACGCCATCGCCAGCAGCACGATCGAGGCGGCCGGCACGGCGGTCGTGTCGCTGCGTTCGCGGGCGGCGTCCACCGCCTGGCCGGAGACGACGTCGACGCTCGGGAGGGGCTGCATCAGCGTCGCGATCGGTTTCATGGCCGCGCGGACCACGAGCTCCTCGCCGGTGGTGATGCCGCCCTCCAGGCCGCCCGCGCGGTTCGTGCGGCGTTCCGGCGCTCCGCCGCCGGGGTACAGCGCATCGTGCACGTCGCTGCCCGGCACCGTCGCGGCGCGCCAGCCGTCCCCGATCTCCACGCCCTTCATCGCTTGGATGCTCATCGCCGCCTGCGCCAGCCGCCCGTCCAACTTCCGGTCCCACTGCGTGTGACTCCCGAGCCCGACGGGCACCCCCCGGAAGCGCGCCTCGATCACGCCCCCGAGCGTGTCGCCACGCGCCTTCGCGGCGTCGATCGCGTCGGTGATGGCGTCCTGCGCGTCGACGTCGAAACTGCGGATGGGGCTCTCGTCCAACGCGTCGAGGCGATCCCAGTCCATGCCGCCGTCGCAGTCGATCCCCCCGAGCGACACGACGCGAGCGGCACCCTCGACGCCGGCCTCCTCCAGCAGCCGGAGGGCGACGGCGCCCCCCGCGACCCGCGACGCGGTCTCGCGGGCGCTGGCGCGCTCGAGGACGTCGCGCAGGTCCTTGTGGCCGTACTTGATGCCGCCCGCCAGGTCGGCGTGGCCGGGCCGCGCCTCGTGCAGGGCGCGCTTCCGGGGTTCCCCGCCGGGTTCGGGTGCCATGACCTCCTGCCACGTCCCCCAATCGCGGTTCTCGATCTGCAGGCTCAGGGGGGCGCCCGTCGTGCGGCCGGCGCGGACGCCGGCCAGGATGCGGACCGCGTCGCGCTCGATCGCTTGGCGTCGCCCGCGCCCGTAGCCGCCCTGGCGGCGCCGCAACCACGGGTCGACGTCGCGTTCGGCGACGAGGTCGAGGCCGGCGGGAACGCCGTCGAGCAGGATCGTCAGGGCGGGACCGTGCGACTCGCCGGCGGAGAGGTAGCGAAGCATGCCGGGAGGCTACCACGCACGCCGTCCTGGACGCCCCTCGAGGCGGCCGACCGGAGCCCCTCAGTCGATGCGGTCGGCCCGCACGATCAACAGCAACTCCGTCTCCTGGCGGTCGGTTTCCGTCGTGCCGAACAGGCCCCCGATCGCCGGGAGGCGCCCGAGGACCGGGATGCGGCGCTCGTTACGCGTGAAGGTGCTTTCGAACAGGCCGCCCATCAGGACCGTTTGGCCGGGATCGACGGTGACGGTCGAGTTCACCGAGTCGTCGGCGATGTTCACCAGCGTCGGGCTTTCCTCGATCAGGTCGGAGATGCCCGCCTCGATCGCCAACGTGATGCGTCCGTCCGCCGCGACGCGCGGCGTGACGGTGACGTTCACGCCGTAGTCCACCGTCAACTCGACCGGGTCGCCGTCCGCGTTCGTGACGATCAACGTCAGTTCCCCGCCCGACCGAAGCGAGGCCGGTTCGTTGTTCAGCACCGTCAGCGTCGATTCGTCCACGCGCCGCGCCAGGTTCTGGCTTTCCAGCGTGTCGAGGACCGCGACGACGTTCAGGTCCGCGATGGCGCGCTGCGCGTCGAACAGGAACTCGAGGCCGGTATCGAGCAGGGTCGTCGCGACGTTCCCACGCGCCGCGGTCAGGTCCAGCCCGAAGGTCTCCACGACGCTGCGGTTGACCTCCTGGATGCGGACGTTCACCGCGACCTGCGGTTGTTCGCGGTCCAACGTCGGGAGGAGCTCCGCGATGCGGGTTTGGACGCGGGGTGCGGCGGTCACGATCAACGCGTTCGTGCGGGCGTCGGGCGCGACGGTGAAGGCGGCGTCGGCATCGGACCCGCTCACCGCGAAGTCGCTGGCGCGCAGGACGTCCGCCAACGCGTCGGCGGAGGCGTTGTCCAGTTCGTACACGCGTTGTTCGACCTGCGCCGCGGCGCTGGAGCCGTCGGCGGGGGGGAGCCCCACTTGACGCCGGAACCCGGCCAACGCGTCGGGCGGACCGACCACGATCACGTCGTTGGCGTCCAGGACGTAATCGAGGTCGTGTAGGCTCATCACCAACGCCCACACCTGCCGGAACGGCTTGGGGTCGCTCACGTCGTACCGCACGACCGTGTCGCTCACGCCGTCGACGATGGGGGTCAGGCCGACGGCGCGGGCGAGGGCGGCGACCATCACGTCGAGCGCCTCGCCGTTCCCGTCGGTGGACAGCGCGACCGGTTGGTCGAAGCGCGGGTCGTCCGGCGGCAGCGTCGCGGTCTGCGCGAACGCCGTCGCGACGAGCGCGAGGAGGGCCGTGAGGAGGAGTACGCGTCGTTTCATGATCACCGCCTGGGATCCAGAGTCAGGACGTGCGTGGCGTCCCCGAGCGCGAAGGTGGCGGTCCGGCCACCCACGTCGGCGAGCACGATGTCGCTCCCCGGGAGCGACTGGCCGAGAGCGAGCACGACGGGTGCGGGGTCGCCCGCCATGCGGAACACGCCGACGCCGACCGACCCGACCACCGAGCCGGTGAAGCGGACGCCGGCGGCGTCGAGGGTCGGGGCGAGGGTGCCGTCGGTGGTCGTGGCGAGGCCGCCCCCTCCGGACGTTCCGAGGAGGTCCGGCGACGTCGCCGCCGCCCCCTGCGGCAGGGTCGGCGTCCCGGCGGCGTCCGTGGGGACGGTGGCGCTCGGGAGGCCGGGGCTGGGCACGGCGGCGCTCGCGCCGCCGTCCGAACCGCTTCGTGCGGCCGGCCCGGGGTCGGTGCGGGGGCGCTGGAGGAGGGTGGGGGATGAGGCCAGCATCCGCCCCGGGAGCGCCCGCCGTGGGGTCGCGGCGTCGGGCGTGGCGGGCACGGTCGGCGCCGGCAGGGCCCGCGCCACGTCGGGGTCGGGGTCGGTGGGGTCGTCGGTCGGGCTGGCGCCGCTCGCGGCGTCCCCGACGCCGGCCGCGACGGAGGCGAACGGGTTGAGGCGGGTGGCGCGCGCGACGGCGTCGCTCGCGGAGAGCGCGGGGTCGGGCACGTCGCCGAGCACGCCCTCTTCGGTGTCGGCGTCGCCCGCGGCGGCGTCGGCCTCGGCGTCGCTCGGCGTCGGCGTCGCGGGGAACGTCGCGAGCTCCACGTCGCGCGCGACGATCCGTGGCGACGGTGCGTCGCCTCCGTCCTGCGAGGGGAGGGCGACGACGTCGACGTCGGATGGGCCGTCCGCCGCCTCGCGAGGGGCGGCCGCGGGGGGTGCGGGGTCGGCGTCGGCCCCGCGGGAGGCCGGCGACCCGTCGTTCGTTTCCCCGTCGCTCGTTTCCGGGGCGTTCGCCGCAGAATCGTTCGGGGCCACGTCCGCGGTGGTGGGGGCCGGCGGGCCCAGCCCGCCGCCGGCGAGGTTCACCCACACGAAGGCGGCGACGGCGAGCAGCAGCAGGCCGAGCAGGATCCGCGAGGTCCTCGAGAGGGTCACGGCGTCGCCTCCGCGCGGGCGTCCGCGGGAACGCCGGCGTTCGCGTCCGCCGCCGGCCCGGTGTAGACGAAGACCGTCACGCCGAACGACGCATCGAGGGTCGGGTCGGCCGCCGCGGCGCCGGAGCGGAAGGCGACCCGGTCGACGCGCGTGAAGCGTTCGAGGCGTTCGAGTTCCCCGAGGAACGCCATCGTCGCGCCGTACGTCCCTTCGCTGGCGACGTCGAAGGCGAGCGCGCGGACGTCCGGCTGCACGTCGGCGCGGACGCCCCCCTGCGCGAGGCGGGTGAGGCTCACGCCGCTCGCGTCGGCGCTGCGGCGCAGCGCCACGAGCAGGTCCGCGACGTCGCTCTCGCGAGGGAGTTGCGCGAGGAACGCCGCGCGGGCCGTATCGAGCGCCTCGATCTCCGCCTGCACCTGCGGCAGGCGGGTGCGGGCGCGTTCCGCGCGGGCGACGTCCGCGCGCAGCACCGCGATCTCGGATCGGGTGGCGGCGAGGTCGGCCCGCAACGGCTGGTAGGCGAGCGCGTACCAGCCGCCCGCCGCGCCGAGCGACGCGAGCGCGACGAGGATCGCGACGGTGCGGGGCGACAGCGCGGCGAGGCGGGCGCGCATCAGCGGTCCTCCGCCCCGTCGGCCGGTGCGGCGCCGTCGAGGGCGCCCACCGTCAGGCTGTAGCCGAACGTCGTAGCGTCCCCCTCGTCGCGGGTTCGGCTGGCGTTCTGGAACAGGACCCCGAAGCGGTCGTCCCCCTCGAGGTTCCCGACGAACGTGGACAGCACGTCGAGGCTGGCGGCGGTCCCGCCGATCGTCAGTTCCGCGTACACCGGGGCCCCCTCGAAGCGGGTGGGGTCCTGCGCGGGGGGCATGACCGCCTGCATCGACAGGCTGTCGAAGTCCAGGACCGGGGCGCCCCCCCGCCCGGCGGTCGGGAGGGTCGACAACAGCGCCGCGATCTCGTCGGTCCACGCGATCCGGCCGGCGGCGAGGGCGTCGCGCACGTCGGCGAGGCGTTGCAGGTCGTCGCGCCGCGCTTCGGCGCGGGCGAGGGCGTCGACCGTGGGTCGAAGCTCCACGACGCGCGCTTCGAGGGTTCGGCGTTGCGCGTCGGCGGCCTCCGCCGCCCGCCACGCCTGGACGTGGAGGGGGACGACGACCGCGGCGACGAGCAGCGGCACGAGGGCCGCGACGACCCGCCAGGTGGGCGGCTGCCGCGTCGCGCGCAGATCCTTCGGGAGGAGGTTGACGGCGATCACGGGCCCGACACCCCCCGCAAGGCGAGCCCGAGCGGCACGCCGAACTCCGGCGCCGTCGTCTCGAGGTAGGTCGCGTCGAAGCGGCGTTCGTCGACGACGACCGACAGCCACGGGTGCCCGATCCGCACGCGGATGCCGAGGGCGTCGGAGACCGCGTCGGGCAGGCCGGCGAGCTTCGCACCGCCGCCGCTGAGGAACATCCGCGCGATCGTGGCGTCCCCCGACTGCACCCGGAAGAACTCCAGGCTGCGGCGGATCTCCGTCGTGAGGTCGGTCAGGACCGGACGGAGCGCCTCGTAGACGTGTTTGGGTGGGTAGCGGTCGTCGTCGGACGCTGCGACGCTCAACAGCGACGCTTCGGCGTCGGCGTCCACCACGACCCGCCCCCGTTCGAGCTTCAGGCGTTCGGCGTCGTCGAACTCCAGACCGAAGCGGCGTTGCAGGGCGGTCGTGAAGTCGTCGCCCGACACCCCGATGTTGCGGTTCATCAACACCCGGTCGCCGCGCACCA
Proteins encoded:
- the aroQ gene encoding type II 3-dehydroquinate dehydratase, which gives rise to MKILVMNGPNLAALGRREPDVYGPTTLAELDAACVAWGAAHGAEVRCTQSNDEGTLIDGLHDAVPDGVDGVVLNAGGYTHTSVALRDAIAAIPVPVIEVHLSNVHAREAFRHESLLAPVCAGSITGLGPVGYRAAIEAIARGDVPHAGG
- the tilS gene encoding tRNA lysidine(34) synthetase TilS — encoded protein: DGAPPTLLEDGPWRLRTPRPGDRIRLPGGTRTVRDVLRDAGIPREARDAVRVLARGDRVGWIDGVAIAEGHDPDAVDPDRAFMRRALALAKAAAAAGETPVGAVVVRDGVVLGEGRNAREADADPTGHAELVAMRAAARRDGDWRLAGATLYVTLEPCPMCAGAALETHLARVVYGAPNPRDGAFGSVVDLSAGAFKRVPEVRGGVLAREAAAPLAPFFAARRR
- the aroB gene encoding 3-dehydroquinate synthase, with the translated sequence MSVTVDVRVDPPYPVRIGVGVAADVARYVPGDAAILEDANVASPHGDAVATALRADGRRVVRLAVAPGEASKSVATWEALLRRLAQVPLDRSATVVAVGGGVTGDLAGFVAASYLRGVAWVNVPTSLLAMADAAIGGKTGLDLPEGKNLVGAFWQPRAVLMDVGALATLPEAAFTEGLVEVAKHGLLADPALLAAVLDGAFGPDATPDAWAAWVAASVRVKADVVARDAHETGGARATLNLGHTVGHALEAASGHALTHGEAVAWGLLYAAHLSHLHLAPSAADDWRDAARRLVRRVAPAPPPDVAWPDLAAYLLRDKKNREGAVRWVLAERPGAARLVGDVPVATQEAAWRAFAADVATLRDDGGAAPRTERNGAS
- a CDS encoding shikimate kinase → MTRPAPAPSGADDVRPVRWVALAGFMGTGKSRIGWELSRRLRLTFIDTDKVIERVSCLTIPEILDLYGEAVFRDYETEVVRRTLRLQDVVVSTGGGTVVRPRNRELLRGRGPVVVLQASPETIYKRTRRHKRPLLEVGDPTDRIRTLLAERAPAYDAAASIRVSGDDREAEDVVEEIVAKLTTWAAAHPALARRDPDPPAGARGDAAPATERDA
- a CDS encoding prepilin-type N-terminal cleavage/methylation domain-containing protein; its protein translation is MRRRTPKGVTLLETLLVLALLALLAASAARAWTPTAAERAARAYAADVRALRAAAIAGGTGAIRWAPDAGRFLVWRGGPDLAAHVGEARSATDRVAPPAGVAVVRTLRDGVRWTPDGSGRAFAGGGVYGGRVRFAGPHATWDVVVASSGRLRLAEVAP
- a CDS encoding secretin N-terminal domain-containing protein, whose amino-acid sequence is MKRRVLLLTALLALVATAFAQTATLPPDDPRFDQPVALSTDGNGEALDVMVAALARAVGLTPIVDGVSDTVVRYDVSDPKPFRQVWALVMSLHDLDYVLDANDVIVVGPPDALAGFRRQVGLPPADGSSAAAQVEQRVYELDNASADALADVLRASDFAVSGSDADAAFTVAPDARTNALIVTAAPRVQTRIAELLPTLDREQPQVAVNVRIQEVNRSVVETFGLDLTAARGNVATTLLDTGLEFLFDAQRAIADLNVVAVLDTLESQNLARRVDESTLTVLNNEPASLRSGGELTLIVTNADGDPVELTVDYGVNVTVTPRVAADGRITLAIEAGISDLIEESPTLVNIADDSVNSTVTVDPGQTVLMGGLFESTFTRNERRIPVLGRLPAIGGLFGTTETDRQETELLLIVRADRID
- the lepA gene encoding translation elongation factor 4; the encoded protein is MNIRNFSIIAHVDHGKSTLADRILELTQSVDERERRDQMLDTLELERERGITIKATAMRIYYTAEDGETYLFNLIDTPGHVDFNYEVSRALRACEGVLLVIDASQGVEAQTIQNAFLAIENGLEVLPVVNKIDLPNADVASATAELEEIVGVPADDAVAVSAKSGENVAAILEGIVRHLPPPQGDADGPLRCLIFDAVFDPYQGVVTFVRVLDGRVKAGDRIEVLSTGATFEVDKVGFFKPEPTVSDDLSAGEVGWITAGIKDIAQTQIGDTLTSPERRSDAPVPGFKPARPVVFSGLYPTDTEDYPKLREALEKLGLNDAAFTFEPETSDALGFGFRCGYLGLLHADIVQARLEREYGLSLIATAPAVVYHVDTTAGETIAVHNPSTLPPPTEIAATREPWVRLSVYVPEAFVGNAMQLIQEKRGELKDMVYHGRRVELRYDVPFGEILYDFHDRLKSLTKGYASMDYEPIGEREEALVKIDVLVNEEPVDALSFIAHRDKAYEVGRKIVDRMAEVIPRQMFAVPVQAAIGGKILARATVRAFRKDVTAKCYGGDITRKRKLLEKQKKGKDRMKQLGTVEVPQEAFLAVLSSDD
- the aroC gene encoding chorismate synthase: MLRYLSAGESHGPALTILLDGVPAGLDLVAERDVDPWLRRRQGGYGRGRRQAIERDAVRILAGVRAGRTTGAPLSLQIENRDWGTWQEVMAPEPGGEPRKRALHEARPGHADLAGGIKYGHKDLRDVLERASARETASRVAGGAVALRLLEEAGVEGAARVVSLGGIDCDGGMDWDRLDALDESPIRSFDVDAQDAITDAIDAAKARGDTLGGVIEARFRGVPVGLGSHTQWDRKLDGRLAQAAMSIQAMKGVEIGDGWRAATVPGSDVHDALYPGGGAPERRTNRAGGLEGGITTGEELVVRAAMKPIATLMQPLPSVDVVSGQAVDAARERSDTTAVPAASIVLLAMASLVLADALMEKFGADTVAEIRERVAAHRAAVEAYVG
- the scpB gene encoding SMC-Scp complex subunit ScpB, which codes for MSLRARLSAALLAAGRPVPTPELAKALEVSPDAVEEATRDLQATLDDAELGLRVEEVAGGYRLVVHPSVVPDLHGFLAPPPLPHLSDAAIETLALVAYHQPITRGDLEAARGASCSSTLETLQERELVKVVGRKDVIGRPLLYGTTERFLVEFGLARLEDLPALEDGPEGFLRG